One stretch of Alcaligenes faecalis DNA includes these proteins:
- a CDS encoding chain-length determining protein, with protein sequence MTDTPQASTSASVASAQSSPQQTGFLARVRSWFSLRLFDYAVNLILILAVLTSAYWLIFASDRYVSEANVIIRKTDSVGAPSFDLGMLVSGVAHADRANQLLLRDYLLSVDMLKKLDKQLDLRTHFSDSSHDLISRMWFQDASLEWFYRHYLSRVQVEFDEFAGVLRIKVQAYDAETSQAIAQTLVQEGERYMNLLGHEMAQVQVDFLTTQVDQAQQRFQQASQALLNYQNEAGLLSPQATADSINAIVASLESQRAQLQTQLASLPKSLDRDHPNIVLLKQSLNAVDKQIKQEKLKLATPSGGTLNSYVEEFHRLQMDVQFTQELYKSSLVALEKGRIDATRMLEKVSVLQTATLAEYPMEPRRVYNTIITLLLALMLAGILKLLKSIVLDHVD encoded by the coding sequence ATGACAGATACACCTCAAGCTTCTACTTCGGCCAGTGTTGCTTCCGCTCAGTCTTCGCCGCAACAGACTGGTTTTTTGGCGCGTGTGCGTTCCTGGTTTTCTCTGCGTTTATTTGACTACGCAGTGAACCTGATCTTGATTTTGGCTGTTCTGACCTCGGCATATTGGTTGATTTTTGCTTCTGATCGTTATGTGTCCGAGGCGAATGTGATCATTCGCAAAACTGACTCGGTGGGCGCTCCCTCTTTTGATCTGGGGATGCTGGTTTCAGGCGTAGCCCATGCTGATCGCGCAAATCAGTTGCTATTGCGCGATTACTTGCTGTCTGTAGACATGCTTAAGAAGCTGGATAAACAGCTGGATTTGCGTACGCATTTTAGTGATTCGTCTCATGATTTGATTTCACGCATGTGGTTTCAGGATGCATCGCTGGAATGGTTCTATCGGCATTATTTGTCACGTGTGCAAGTTGAGTTTGATGAGTTCGCTGGCGTCCTGCGTATCAAGGTCCAAGCCTATGACGCTGAGACCAGCCAGGCAATTGCACAGACGCTGGTGCAGGAAGGGGAGCGGTATATGAACCTGCTGGGCCATGAAATGGCCCAGGTGCAGGTTGATTTTCTAACCACTCAGGTCGATCAGGCTCAGCAACGCTTCCAGCAAGCGAGTCAGGCTTTGTTGAATTATCAGAACGAGGCTGGTTTGCTGTCGCCTCAGGCGACCGCAGACAGCATTAATGCCATCGTGGCGAGCTTGGAGTCTCAGCGCGCTCAGTTACAGACGCAGTTGGCCTCTTTGCCCAAGTCCCTGGATCGGGACCATCCCAATATCGTTTTGCTTAAGCAGTCACTCAATGCTGTAGACAAACAGATAAAGCAGGAAAAGCTTAAGTTGGCCACACCGTCAGGCGGGACACTGAATAGTTATGTTGAAGAGTTTCATCGCTTGCAAATGGATGTGCAGTTCACACAGGAGCTTTATAAGTCTTCGTTGGTCGCTCTTGAGAAAGGGCGGATCGACGCTACTCGCATGCTGGAAAAAGTGTCGGTGCTGCAGACCGCAACCTTGGCTGAGTATCCAATGGAGCCACGTCGTGTCTATAACACCATCATTACTTTGTTGCTGGCTCTGATGCTGGCCGGGATTCTGAAGCTGCTCAAGAGCATTGTTCTGGATCACGTAGATTAA
- a CDS encoding ABC transporter ATP-binding protein, translating to MIIVNDIYKRYKTAHGVGKWVLEGVNLTIPPKVNVGLIGSNGAGKSTLLRLIGGVDHPNKGSVQRLCRVSWPMGNGGLEGTLTGRQNAKFVCRVHGHQEDLVDRLAFIKDFSELGQAFEEPVYTYSSGMRSRLQFALSFAFNFDVYISDEVTAAGDAAFRKKAAEAFKTMTNRAGLIMVAHDNKTLKQFCQAGVWLYQGKAHWFDEIDDALRAYKDSIPK from the coding sequence ATGATCATTGTTAACGATATCTACAAGCGCTACAAAACTGCCCATGGTGTCGGCAAGTGGGTGTTGGAAGGGGTGAACTTAACGATACCTCCTAAGGTGAATGTTGGGCTGATTGGCTCTAATGGTGCAGGCAAATCCACTTTATTGCGCTTGATCGGTGGGGTTGATCATCCCAATAAAGGTTCTGTGCAGCGTTTGTGTCGCGTGTCCTGGCCTATGGGTAATGGTGGCCTGGAAGGAACGTTGACCGGCCGGCAGAATGCAAAATTTGTCTGCCGAGTGCATGGGCATCAAGAGGACCTGGTTGATCGCCTGGCTTTCATCAAAGACTTTTCTGAGCTTGGGCAAGCGTTTGAAGAGCCGGTCTATACCTATTCGTCCGGTATGCGCTCTCGCCTTCAGTTTGCTTTGTCTTTTGCCTTTAATTTTGATGTGTATATCTCTGACGAGGTTACTGCAGCAGGGGACGCTGCTTTTCGAAAAAAAGCTGCAGAGGCCTTCAAAACAATGACTAATCGTGCGGGCCTGATCATGGTGGCTCACGATAACAAAACTTTAAAACAATTCTGCCAGGCTGGTGTCTGGCTGTATCAAGGAAAAGCGCATTGGTTCGATGAGATTGATGATGCGCTTCGTGCCTACAAGGATTCAATTCCCAAATGA
- a CDS encoding ABC transporter permease gives MSNQVRSPMAVTWSVWRALFLREALDRLFDMRAAWFWLLMEPVLHISFVTFIFTVIRLRTVGGIDVTIWIVVGMLAFFSFRRTAIQVMYAADSNKPLFAYRQVKPFDTAIARGALEAFLMILVSAVILTGVALLGHDIRPDDSIQVLVTMFGLWLFGVGYGLVASVLMALVRETEHILKILMMPLYLVSGVIMPISAVPQPYQDLLLLNPLVHGLELVRQGFATYYHAVPGVSMAYLYAWGVTSLFLGLVLYRRFALQLVMK, from the coding sequence ATGAGTAATCAGGTACGCAGCCCCATGGCCGTTACCTGGTCGGTCTGGCGTGCGCTGTTTCTGCGTGAAGCTTTGGATCGTCTGTTTGATATGCGTGCGGCGTGGTTCTGGCTCTTGATGGAGCCGGTGCTGCATATCAGCTTTGTCACCTTTATCTTTACAGTGATTCGCTTACGTACGGTCGGTGGTATCGATGTCACGATCTGGATTGTGGTGGGGATGCTGGCGTTCTTTTCTTTCCGACGAACGGCAATACAGGTGATGTATGCCGCAGATAGTAATAAGCCTTTGTTTGCTTATCGACAGGTCAAGCCGTTTGATACGGCTATTGCCCGTGGAGCGTTAGAGGCCTTTTTGATGATTCTGGTCTCTGCGGTCATTCTTACTGGCGTTGCGTTGTTAGGGCACGATATACGCCCGGATGATTCGATTCAAGTTCTTGTCACCATGTTTGGCTTGTGGCTGTTCGGAGTGGGCTACGGCCTAGTGGCTTCGGTGCTCATGGCGCTTGTTCGGGAGACCGAGCATATTTTGAAAATTTTGATGATGCCTTTGTATTTGGTTTCAGGTGTCATTATGCCGATCTCTGCCGTCCCGCAGCCGTATCAGGACTTATTGTTATTAAACCCCTTGGTGCATGGCTTAGAGCTGGTGCGTCAAGGCTTTGCCACTTATTACCACGCTGTGCCAGGCGTGAGTATGGCTTATCTGTACGCTTGGGGCGTAACTAGTCTGTTTCTTGGCTTGGTGTTGTATCGCCGCTTTGCGTTGCAGCTGGTGATGAAATGA
- a CDS encoding polysaccharide biosynthesis/export family protein codes for MAQLLHKAVSKIAAMGRPVMASALVALLAGCATMPDWMPADGPSRQQVQERREGRIEGITLVNVTDELTKKLAAKKRMGDFAAQFPSTGSNNYLIGPGDVLEVSVWEAPPAMLFGSISLDPKATAATTNAVSFPQQMVTPDGMISMPFAGRIAVKGRNTQQIEESIAKRLQGKANNPQVLVRVIQNNTSNVTVVGEVNQSTLMALTPKGERLLDALAAGGGVKQAVNRIAIQLSREMNTSTMALDTIIRNPNQNIMLKPGDVITALYQNQSFSILGATGKNEEIPFEAQGISLVQALARSGGLDTSRADARGVFVFRFEDAALVDGAPESTLLDKKGVVPVVYEIDLRDPASFFVTQNFPVQDKDVIYVSNSPAAEFQKFLRLVVSVAVPSTTLNRMVN; via the coding sequence ATGGCTCAATTACTACACAAAGCAGTTAGCAAGATTGCAGCAATGGGACGGCCTGTCATGGCCAGCGCCCTGGTCGCTTTACTGGCCGGATGTGCCACGATGCCCGACTGGATGCCTGCAGACGGCCCCAGCCGCCAGCAAGTGCAGGAACGACGTGAAGGCCGTATCGAAGGCATCACCCTGGTCAACGTGACCGATGAGCTGACCAAGAAGCTGGCCGCTAAAAAACGCATGGGCGACTTTGCAGCCCAGTTCCCCAGCACGGGCTCGAACAACTACCTGATTGGCCCTGGCGATGTGTTGGAAGTGTCAGTGTGGGAAGCGCCACCGGCCATGTTGTTTGGCAGCATTTCCTTGGATCCCAAGGCGACTGCAGCAACAACCAACGCTGTTTCTTTCCCTCAGCAAATGGTGACACCAGACGGCATGATCAGCATGCCTTTTGCGGGCCGTATTGCCGTCAAGGGCCGCAATACCCAACAGATTGAAGAAAGCATTGCCAAGCGTTTGCAGGGCAAGGCCAATAATCCTCAAGTGCTGGTGCGAGTCATTCAGAACAACACCTCTAACGTGACCGTGGTGGGTGAAGTCAATCAAAGCACCTTGATGGCTTTGACACCGAAAGGCGAACGCCTGCTGGATGCCTTGGCAGCTGGTGGTGGCGTCAAGCAAGCGGTGAACCGGATTGCCATTCAGCTCTCGCGTGAGATGAATACATCGACCATGGCGCTGGATACGATCATTCGTAATCCGAACCAGAACATCATGCTGAAACCGGGCGATGTAATCACTGCCCTGTATCAGAACCAGAGCTTCTCCATTTTGGGTGCAACCGGCAAGAACGAAGAAATTCCGTTTGAAGCCCAAGGTATCTCCTTGGTGCAGGCCCTGGCCCGTTCGGGTGGCCTGGATACGTCACGAGCCGATGCTCGCGGTGTTTTTGTCTTCCGTTTTGAGGATGCCGCGCTGGTGGACGGTGCCCCTGAATCGACTCTGCTGGACAAGAAGGGTGTCGTACCCGTGGTGTACGAGATTGACCTGCGCGACCCGGCTTCTTTCTTTGTTACCCAGAACTTCCCGGTGCAGGATAAGGACGTGATTTACGTGTCCAACTCGCCAGCGGCTGAGTTCCAGAAGTTCTTGCGTCTAGTGGTGTCGGTGGCTGTGCCTAGTACGACGTTGAACAGAATGGTGAATTGA
- a CDS encoding aminotransferase class I/II-fold pyridoxal phosphate-dependent enzyme, whose amino-acid sequence MSKNDLAPGSKAQLIQRILGRKTGQAASNGRMAESSASRQGAASHIPESYTRFDRHPGYEKMLVPKAMADRMGVRNPFFRSHDGVAAAHTRIDGRDYLNFANYNYLGLSAHPEVNAAAKAAMDQYGTSASASRLVAGERRVQRELEEELAQNYEVDDCVVFVSGHATNVSTIGYLFGPKDLVIHDSLIHNSILQGIQLSGAARRSFPHNDSAALERILADIRGQFERVLIVIEGLYSMDGDIPNLPAFIDIKQRYKAFLMVDEAHALGVLGKTGRGSHEHFGVAGRDVDIWMGTLSKTLASCGGYIAGDRALVELLKYAASGFVYSVGISPVLAAASLKALQIMRREPERVHTLQERGSQFLNSMRSMGVNTGFAQGYAVIPAITGSSLKAVKLSGQLFDAGLNVQPIIHPAVEEKAARLRFFLSSTHSQDDIDLACETVHTLMKK is encoded by the coding sequence ATGAGTAAGAACGATCTAGCGCCAGGCAGCAAAGCACAACTGATACAGCGCATTCTGGGACGTAAAACCGGGCAAGCGGCCAGCAATGGCCGCATGGCCGAGTCGTCTGCAAGCCGTCAGGGCGCGGCCAGCCATATTCCGGAGTCCTACACCCGCTTTGACCGCCATCCTGGTTACGAGAAAATGCTGGTGCCCAAGGCCATGGCGGATCGTATGGGCGTGCGTAACCCTTTTTTCCGCAGTCACGACGGTGTGGCCGCTGCGCACACCCGTATCGATGGGCGCGACTATCTGAACTTTGCCAATTACAACTATCTGGGTCTGTCCGCGCACCCCGAAGTGAATGCGGCCGCCAAAGCCGCGATGGACCAGTACGGTACATCGGCCTCGGCCAGCCGTTTGGTAGCGGGCGAGCGCCGTGTGCAGCGTGAGCTGGAAGAAGAGCTGGCGCAGAACTACGAGGTGGATGATTGCGTGGTTTTTGTCAGTGGACACGCCACCAACGTCAGCACCATTGGTTACTTGTTCGGTCCCAAGGATCTGGTGATTCACGATAGCCTGATCCACAACAGTATTTTGCAAGGCATCCAGTTATCGGGTGCCGCCCGCCGTTCCTTCCCTCACAACGATAGCGCCGCTCTGGAGCGCATTCTGGCTGATATTCGTGGCCAGTTCGAGCGTGTGCTGATTGTGATCGAAGGCTTGTACAGCATGGATGGCGACATCCCGAATCTGCCTGCATTTATTGACATAAAACAGCGCTATAAAGCGTTTTTGATGGTCGATGAAGCTCACGCCCTGGGCGTGCTGGGCAAGACGGGTCGCGGCTCGCACGAACATTTTGGTGTGGCAGGCCGTGATGTCGATATCTGGATGGGCACCTTGAGCAAGACCCTGGCAAGCTGCGGCGGCTATATCGCTGGCGACCGCGCGCTGGTGGAGCTGCTCAAGTACGCTGCCTCCGGTTTTGTGTACAGCGTGGGGATTTCACCCGTGCTGGCGGCTGCTTCGCTGAAAGCCCTGCAGATCATGCGCCGGGAACCCGAGCGTGTGCATACCTTGCAAGAGCGTGGCAGTCAGTTTCTGAATTCGATGCGCTCGATGGGAGTCAATACCGGCTTTGCCCAAGGCTATGCCGTCATTCCCGCGATTACAGGTAGTTCACTTAAAGCAGTCAAACTGTCCGGCCAGTTGTTTGATGCCGGTCTGAATGTGCAACCCATTATCCATCCTGCGGTGGAAGAAAAAGCCGCGCGTCTGCGCTTTTTCCTGTCCTCCACGCATAGCCAGGATGACATAGACCTGGCGTGTGAAACCGTTCACACGCTCATGAAGAAATAA